Proteins from a genomic interval of Schistocerca piceifrons isolate TAMUIC-IGC-003096 chromosome 3, iqSchPice1.1, whole genome shotgun sequence:
- the LOC124788799 gene encoding prolactin-releasing peptide receptor-like, whose product MESDIINNQVVQALFCVLYTSIFALGIMGNVLVCYVVGRNRAMQTVTNLFIGNLATSDILLCVLCVPFTPLYTFLGTWVFGSALCRVVAFAQGTSVYTSTLTLTSIAVDRFFVIVYPLKPRMKLSTCVAIICCIWLLSVVLTIPYGIYTVLRSDRRAFYCEEYWPTERARQVYGALTATVQFALPFLVVTFCYVRVSVKLGDRARSKPGSKNSRREEADRERKRRTNRMLIAMVTIFGVSWMPLTVLNLTNDVYMSTGRWEYFNLCFFVVHALAMSSTCYNPFLYAWLNDNFRKEFEQVLPCFGQQTADGDVTNGPGGGGARGKALLPRRPELVADVPLKSQQGPGVTSVASTANVIYSSRDEEVQLQMEGAFVDVQAENNFLTGVL is encoded by the coding sequence ATGGAGAGCGATATTATAAACAACCAGGTGGTCCAGGCGCTCTTCTGCGTCCTGTACACCAGCATATTCGCGCTGGGCATCATGGGCAACGTGCTGGTGTGCTACGTGGTGGGCCGCAATCGGGCCATGCAGACCGTCACCAACTTATTCATCGGAAACCTGGCCACGTCAGACATCCTGCTGTGCGTCCTCTGCGTGCCCTTCACGCCACTCTACACCTTCCTCGGCACGTGGGTCTTCGGCAGCGCTCTGTGCCGCGTCGTAGCCTTCGCCCAGGGGACCAGCGTCTACACGTCCACGCTGACGCTGACCTCGATCGCCGTGGACCGCTTCTTCGTGATCGTGTACCCACTCAAGCCGCGCATGAAGCTGTCCACGTGCGTGGCCATCATCTGCTGCATCTGGCTGCTGTCCGTGGTGCTGACCATTCCGTACGGCATTTACACGGTGCTGCGTTCGGACCGGCGCGCCTTCTACTGCGAAGAGTACTGGCCGACGGAGCGCGCGCGACAGGTCTACGGCGCACTGACCGCCACGGTGCAGTTCGCGCTGCCCTTCCTCGTGGTCACCTTCTGCTACGTGCGCGTCTCCGTCAAGCTCGGCGACCGCGCCAGGAGCAAACCCGGAAGTAAGAATTCGCGCCGCGAGGAGGCGGACCGCGAGCGCAAGCGGCGCACGAACCGCATGCTCATCGCCATGGTGACCATCTTCGGCGTCTCCTGGATGCCACTCACCGTGCTCAACCTCACTAACGACGTGTACATGTCGACCGGCCGCTGGGAGTACTTCAACCTGTGCTTCTTCGTGGTGCACGCCCTCGCCATGAGCTCCACCTGCTACAACCCCTTCCTGTACGCCTGGCTGAACGACAACTTCCGCAAGGAGTTCGAGCAGGTGTTGCCCTGCTTCGGCCAACAGACGGCGGACGGTGACGTCACTAACGGCCCAGGTGGGGGCGGAGCACGCGGGAAAGCGCTGCTGCCGCGGCGGCCGGAACTCGTCGCCGACGTTCCTCTGAAGAGCCAGCAGGGACCTGGGGTGACGTCAGTGGCGTCCACGGCGAATGTCATATACTCTAGTCGCGACGAGGAGGTGCAGCTCCAGATGGAAGGCGCCTTCGTTGACGTCCAGGCGGAGAACAACTTCCTTACCGGAGTCCTGTAG